The following nucleotide sequence is from Sebaldella sp. S0638.
GAAGGGCCCACAAAAACCATAAATTCCCCGTCTTTAATATCAAGATTTATCCCGTGTACTGCCTTAAACCCGTTAGGGTACTGTTTCTCCACACCTTTTAATGTCACTTTGGCCATTTAAAACCCTCCAGTTACTTTATTTTATTAATATTTTATAAACAAAATTATTCCAAGAAAACATTTTCTAAATTTAAGCTTATTTCAGAAATTGTTTTCAATATGATAATACCTCAAGTTTTTTATTATGTCAATAGAAAAAATTTTATTTTTTTGAAAAAATAAAAAAAGAGCAGCTTTTCTAAGAAAAGTAACTCTCTATAATTTTATTTTTATGTTTTATTTTATTTTTGCACATGAATCTTTTAACTTTAGCTCTGTTTCAAATATCTTTCTTTTCTCTATTTCATTTCCGTTTAACACCAGCATTAATCTCTCTGCAAGCTCCACGCCCATTTCATAAATCGGCACTTTTACAGTAGTCAGTCTTGGTTTTGCTATTTCTGACATATAAGTATCATTATGCCCCACTATTGACAGTTCCTCAGGAATTCTCAAACCGAGTTCATCAGCAATATTCATGACTATTCTTGCCTTTATGTCATTTTTACAGAATATAGCCGTAATGTCGCCTCTTTTCAGCAGTAATCCCCTTACTGTACTCGTTATACTCTCTATAGTATCCCCGGTTTCCAGTATTATTTCCTTATCTTCCTCTATATTATTCTCACTTAATGCTCTTTTATATCCCATATATCTTTCATAATTTACAGTAAATTCAGTAGAAGAATTTACCATTGCTATTTTTTTGTGCCCCAGTTTTATGAGATAGCTTACCGCAAGAAAAGAATCTTCTTCATTTAATGTATCTACGGTATATACTTTATTTATAAGGTTTTCATCATATACATTTCCATTTATTATAAATTTTACGTCATTCTCTGCAAAACTTGTTATAAACATGTCGTCAAGCTTACTGCTCAAAAGTATAAACCCGTCCACTCTTCCGCTTTTATAAAGTGAGATGAGTTCTTTGGTTTTTTCTTCACTTCTTTCACATGATAATAACTGTATAAAATAATGTTTTTGCTGTGTTATAGTCATTATGCCCCTCAGAACTTCTGACAGATATGGAGAAAGAAAAGATTCGTCAGTACTAGCATTTAGTATCACACCTATATTATTCAGTTTCCCCTTTAGAT
It contains:
- a CDS encoding LacI family DNA-binding transcriptional regulator, which codes for MSKITIKDVAREAGVSVSTVSRALSKPENVKKEYVKKVLKAAEKLNYTPSITAQNLKGKLNNIGVILNASTDESFLSPYLSEVLRGIMTITQQKHYFIQLLSCERSEEKTKELISLYKSGRVDGFILLSSKLDDMFITSFAENDVKFIINGNVYDENLINKVYTVDTLNEEDSFLAVSYLIKLGHKKIAMVNSSTEFTVNYERYMGYKRALSENNIEEDKEIILETGDTIESITSTVRGLLLKRGDITAIFCKNDIKARIVMNIADELGLRIPEELSIVGHNDTYMSEIAKPRLTTVKVPIYEMGVELAERLMLVLNGNEIEKRKIFETELKLKDSCAKIK